The following coding sequences lie in one Apium graveolens cultivar Ventura chromosome 1, ASM990537v1, whole genome shotgun sequence genomic window:
- the LOC141710095 gene encoding F-box/LRR-repeat protein At2g42720-like: protein MNQRPKIAKQDEGDRLSSLPDDILHQILSFLGTRQAVQTSVLSKRWRHVWTTTSSLTFDWYDQLFPYTHSGIIKFMEHVLSNRNHETPVSCFKLFAVYPFPPSFLRRLIRYPIDHNVVEVDIDLEFHRYQPFNLSTFSSNTTQRLKLRAPLDFGDSSGSDRVWVLPVLKTLHLICPPHISNYKIPVSCLICLPALTTLCLDGVELPESLSSMSLPALTTLNLKRCNLPQEVWAFPDLLNLELDDVPLPQNITHFFSALVSVRDVKLYFTTRFIPDFTISCPQLACLVIGTRLLVPSHCNFQIVVVAPKLRELCCIGIFQVKLDVDELENVSIKLWDTNQYNKATWENKIVAYRHFINMLSKLSSAKILTLDSAMIQEFFVEAVFYPEYTPSPFKKLKYVKLSPGYKEPFIMPFKFATYLLGGNSGYA, encoded by the exons ATGAACCAGAGGCCGAAGATAGCAAAGCAAGATGAAGGGGACAGGCTCAGCAGCTTACCTGACGATATACTTCATCAGATTCTCTCATTTCTTGGCACTCGACAAGCAGTTCAAACTAGCGTTCTCTCAAAACGATGGAGGCATGTATGGACAACTACCTCTTCCCTCACTTTTGATTGGTATGACCAACTTTTCCCATACACCCATTCTGGTATCATCAAATTTATGGAACATGTTTTGTCCAATCGAAACCATGAAACTCCTGTTTCTTGTTTCAAGTTGTTTGCCGTTTATCCATTTCCGCCAAGTTTCTTGAGAAGGTTGATTAGGTACCCAATTGACCATAATGTTGTGGAGGTTGATATTGATTTAGAGTTTCATCGTTACCAGCCGTTTAATTTGTCTACATTTAGTTCTAACACCACACAGAGACTAAAGTTAAGGGCGCCTCTTGATTTCGGTGATTCATCAGGATCAGATCGTGTATGGGTGTTACCCGTTCTGAAAACTTTGCATTTGATATGCCCTCCCCATATCTCCAACTACAAGATACCTGTTTCTTGTCTGATATGCTTGCCTGCTTTAACAACTCTGTGTCTTGATGGTGTCGAGTTGCCAGAGTCGTTGTCATCTATGAGCTTGCCTGCGCTGACAACTCTCAATTTGAAAAGGTGCAATTTGCCACAAGAAGTTTGGGCTTTTCCAGATTTATTAAATTTAGAACTGGATGATGTACCTTTACCTCAGAATATCACTCATTTCTTCTCTGCACTTGTTAGTGTGCGGGATGTCAAGTTATATTTCACAACAAGGTTCATACCCGATTTCACTATATCTTGTCCTCAATTAGCCTGCCTAGTGATCGGTACCAGATTACTTGTACCCTCTCATTGTAATTTTCAGATTGTGGTCGTGGCACCAAAACTCCGCGAACTTTGTTGTATTGGTATCTTTCAGGTCAAATTAGATGTTGATGAGCTGGAAAATGTATCTATAAAACTATGGGATACAAACCAGTACAATAAGGCGACTTGGGAAAATAAGATTGTAGCTTATCGTCATTTCATAAATATGTTATCGAAATTGAGTAGTGCCAAGATCCTTACTCTCGACTCTGCTATGATTCAG gaattttttgtGGAAGCTGTCTTTTATCCTGAATACACGCCTTCTCCGTTCAAAAAGTTGAAGTATGTGAAGCTATCACCAGGATATAAAGAACCTTTTATAATGCCTTTTAAGTTTGCAACGTACTTACTTGGTGGCAATTCAGGATATGCATAG